Proteins from a genomic interval of Solidesulfovibrio sp.:
- a CDS encoding tRNA-dihydrouridine synthase family protein, with protein MHPLPITPDAPWLAPLAGFSDLPFRLLCRELGAAVAVTEMVSAKGLFYDARNTKRLLATHPADTPLVVQLFGAEPDFLRRAVETLAGEGYAFFDLNCGCSVRKVVKTGAGAALLSDPDRLVACARAMVAAAGPGRVGVKLRLGPKPPDCTALALIAPLAEAGVAWLALHPRHASQGFSGLADRGALAAFVAASPLPVLASGDLMTAADGLACLAQSGAAAVMYARGALADPRVFARHAASRSPGQGQAAPALPAVCDVIRRHAALCREHADDRRALLRMRTVVPRYLRELPGCRALRDRLCHCTSWEALDAIIDAAAALAGVTGETR; from the coding sequence ATGCATCCCCTGCCCATCACACCGGACGCGCCGTGGCTGGCGCCCCTGGCCGGCTTTTCCGATCTGCCCTTCCGCCTGCTGTGCCGGGAGCTCGGCGCGGCCGTGGCCGTGACCGAGATGGTCAGCGCCAAGGGGCTTTTTTACGATGCGCGCAACACCAAGCGCCTGCTGGCCACCCATCCCGCCGACACGCCGCTGGTGGTGCAGCTTTTCGGGGCCGAGCCCGACTTCCTGCGCCGGGCCGTGGAAACCCTGGCCGGGGAGGGCTACGCCTTCTTCGACCTCAACTGCGGCTGTTCCGTGCGCAAGGTGGTCAAGACCGGGGCCGGGGCGGCGCTGCTGTCCGATCCCGACCGCCTGGTGGCCTGCGCCCGGGCCATGGTCGCGGCCGCCGGGCCGGGGCGGGTCGGGGTCAAGCTGCGCCTGGGACCCAAGCCGCCGGATTGCACGGCCCTGGCCCTGATCGCGCCCCTGGCCGAGGCCGGCGTGGCCTGGCTGGCCCTCCATCCCCGCCATGCCAGCCAGGGCTTTTCCGGCCTGGCCGACCGGGGCGCCCTGGCCGCCTTCGTCGCCGCCTCGCCCCTGCCCGTCCTGGCCAGCGGCGACCTCATGACCGCCGCCGACGGCCTGGCCTGCCTGGCCCAAAGCGGTGCCGCGGCCGTCATGTACGCCCGGGGCGCCCTGGCCGACCCGCGCGTCTTCGCCCGCCACGCGGCAAGCCGCTCCCCCGGCCAGGGCCAGGCAGCGCCCGCCCTGCCGGCCGTGTGCGACGTCATCCGCCGCCACGCCGCCCTGTGCCGGGAGCATGCCGACGACCGCCGGGCGCTTTTGCGCATGCGCACGGTGGTGCCCCGCTATCTGCGCGAGCTGCCGGGCTGCCGCGCCTTGCGCGACCGGCTGTGTCACTGTACATCCTGGGAAGCACTCGACGCCATCATCGACGCGGCCGCCGCCCTGGCCGGCGTCACCGGAGAAACCCGATGA
- the ispH gene encoding 4-hydroxy-3-methylbut-2-enyl diphosphate reductase — protein MKLLRAQTAGFCMGVDLALKKLASLIDHPVERTASAPTILTFGPIIHNPQVLEEYAAKGVGVVHDPAAIVAGATVVIRAHGIPEPVRQAIKARGATIVDATCPKVKKAQTLISAQARQGKVLLLFGEEDHPEVKGLLSYATAGAHVFGSMAEIEGLDPPHGPTYFLAAQTTQDEQEFLRIRDYLRARFGDGLTVLSTICNATVNRQQEAMDMAALVDFMVVVGGRDSGNTRRLAQVARAAGTDCVHVETADELTPEMVAGKQTIGLTAGASTPKKIIDRVQKVLESF, from the coding sequence ATGAAACTGCTGCGCGCCCAGACCGCCGGATTCTGCATGGGGGTCGACCTGGCGCTCAAGAAACTGGCCTCGCTCATCGACCACCCGGTCGAACGCACGGCAAGCGCCCCGACCATCCTCACCTTCGGCCCCATCATCCACAACCCGCAGGTCCTGGAGGAATACGCGGCCAAGGGCGTGGGCGTGGTCCACGACCCGGCGGCCATCGTTGCGGGAGCGACCGTGGTCATCCGCGCCCACGGCATCCCCGAACCCGTGCGCCAGGCCATAAAAGCCCGGGGCGCCACCATCGTCGACGCCACCTGCCCCAAGGTGAAAAAAGCCCAGACGCTCATTTCCGCCCAGGCCAGGCAGGGGAAGGTGCTGCTGCTGTTCGGCGAGGAGGACCACCCCGAGGTCAAGGGGCTTTTAAGCTACGCCACGGCCGGAGCCCACGTCTTCGGCTCCATGGCCGAGATCGAGGGCCTGGACCCGCCCCACGGGCCGACGTATTTCCTGGCCGCCCAGACCACCCAGGACGAACAGGAGTTCCTGCGCATCCGCGACTACCTGCGGGCCCGGTTCGGCGACGGTCTGACGGTGCTGTCCACCATCTGCAACGCCACCGTGAACCGCCAGCAGGAGGCCATGGACATGGCCGCCCTGGTGGACTTCATGGTGGTGGTGGGCGGCCGGGACTCGGGCAACACCCGCCGCCTGGCGCAAGTGGCCCGGGCCGCCGGCACGGACTGCGTCCACGTGGAGACGGCCGACGAGCTCACCCCGGAGATGGTCGCCGGCAAGCAAACAATCGGCTTGACAGCCGGGGCTTCAACCCCCAAGAAAATAATTGACCGCGTCCAGAAGGTGCTGGAATCATTCTAG
- a CDS encoding chemotaxis protein, whose product MAQTNILLEAGTNELEIVEFYIDEPAPSSFTGDAPEATGVYRGYYGVNVAKVLEIIRLPKVTAMPEVSHPSVLGAFNLRNHIIPLVDLSVWLDKIRQETNAPKVIVTEFNNVTTSFLVTGVTRIHRMSWEAVEPPNRYVSKMSGDSITGVVKLEDRIVFLLDLEKIVADLNPNLGLRLDMSIEWSSSSRYRALVADDSVLVREMLKDLLHKAGFDVTAVQNGREAYELLMQIKANAEAEHRPLTDFVHVMVADIEMPAMDGHNLTKRIKDDPLLKRLPVILFSSLITDKLRHKGEAVGADDQISKPDVSQLAMRAKALIEQKAGDNKTAA is encoded by the coding sequence ATGGCCCAGACAAACATCCTGCTCGAAGCCGGCACCAACGAACTGGAAATCGTGGAGTTCTACATCGACGAACCGGCCCCCTCCTCCTTCACCGGCGACGCGCCCGAAGCCACCGGGGTCTACAGGGGGTATTACGGCGTCAACGTGGCCAAGGTCCTGGAGATCATCCGCCTGCCCAAGGTCACGGCCATGCCCGAGGTGTCCCATCCGAGCGTGCTTGGCGCCTTCAATCTGCGCAACCACATCATTCCCCTGGTCGACCTGTCCGTCTGGCTGGACAAGATCCGCCAGGAAACCAACGCGCCCAAGGTCATCGTCACGGAATTCAACAACGTCACCACCTCCTTTCTCGTCACCGGCGTCACCCGTATCCACCGCATGAGCTGGGAGGCGGTGGAACCGCCCAACCGCTACGTCTCCAAGATGAGCGGCGATTCCATCACCGGCGTGGTCAAGCTCGAGGACCGCATCGTCTTTCTGCTCGACCTGGAAAAGATCGTGGCCGACCTCAACCCCAATCTGGGCCTGCGCCTGGACATGAGCATCGAATGGAGCTCCTCCAGCCGCTACCGGGCCCTGGTGGCCGACGATTCCGTGCTCGTGCGCGAGATGCTCAAGGACCTCCTGCACAAGGCCGGCTTCGACGTCACGGCCGTGCAAAACGGCCGCGAGGCCTACGAACTGCTCATGCAGATCAAGGCCAACGCCGAGGCCGAGCACCGGCCGCTGACCGATTTCGTCCACGTCATGGTGGCCGACATCGAGATGCCGGCCATGGACGGCCACAACCTGACCAAGCGCATCAAGGACGACCCCCTCCTCAAGCGCCTGCCGGTGATCCTGTTCTCGTCGCTTATTACCGACAAGCTGCGCCACAAGGGCGAGGCCGTGGGCGCCGACGACCAGATTTCCAAGCCCGACGTCAGCCAACTGGCCATGCGGGCCAAGGCGCTCATCGAACAGAAGGCCGGCGACAACAAGACCGCCGCCTAG